A DNA window from Allokutzneria albata contains the following coding sequences:
- a CDS encoding DUF4142 domain-containing protein, producing the protein MAAAGLAGAIALTGTTVAQAATASGADLRTASAAQSQVEARMALEVSRIDATFMQLGHQFNRFEIMMGRLAMIKGQCFSVRRLGITEARGHARLDQKLMVVAARERVGLPRTLLPAQRQLLADLARKSGTSFDRAWLRAQVVAHQHALVFVRQEAQRLQSREVKQLAREAIPVLQRHLVLVRAAQQACRL; encoded by the coding sequence GTGGCGGCGGCCGGGCTGGCCGGCGCCATCGCGTTGACCGGGACCACTGTCGCGCAGGCGGCGACCGCCTCGGGTGCTGATCTTCGTACGGCGTCCGCGGCCCAGTCCCAGGTGGAAGCGCGGATGGCGCTCGAGGTCAGCCGGATCGATGCGACGTTCATGCAGCTGGGGCACCAGTTCAACCGCTTCGAGATCATGATGGGCCGCTTGGCGATGATCAAGGGTCAGTGTTTCTCGGTGCGACGCCTCGGGATCACGGAGGCGCGTGGTCACGCTCGGCTGGACCAGAAGCTGATGGTGGTCGCGGCGCGAGAGCGGGTCGGGTTGCCCCGGACCCTGCTGCCTGCCCAGCGGCAGCTGCTCGCGGATCTGGCGCGGAAGTCCGGGACCTCTTTCGACCGTGCCTGGCTCCGGGCGCAGGTCGTCGCCCACCAGCACGCGCTTGTGTTCGTCCGGCAGGAGGCCCAGCGCCTCCAGTCGCGCGAGGTGAAGCAGCTGGCGCGGGAAGCGATTCCGGTTCTCCAGCGGCATCTGGTGTTGGTGCGCGCGGCGCAGCAGGCCTGCCGGCTCTGA